The nucleotide sequence CAGTGTAGCCAGGCCCAGCCCCAGCGGCGGCACGCAGATGGCGGCGGCACAGGCGCCCATGGGGGCGAAGTTGCCCTCCTTGATCATGGCCGCGCCGAAGAAGAATGCGACCTTGTTGACCGGGCCGCCCATGTCGAAGGCGATCATGGCGCCAAGGACGGCGGCCAGCAGGACGCGGTTGCCTGTGCCCATGACCGCCAGCCACGATGAAAGGCCGGCCATCAGGTCGCGGATCGGCAGGCCGAGGAAGCGGAACATGACAAAGCCCACGATGAGAGAGGCGATGACCGGGATGACCAGAATAGGCATCACCGGCTTGAAGTAGCGGGGAATTTTCACCTTCTTGATCAGCATGACCACCAGCCCGGCCAGCAACCCGGCGACCAGCCCGCCCAGGAAGCCGGCGCCGATCTGGTTGGCGATGGCGCCGCCGACAAATCCCGGCACCAGCCCCGGCCGGTCGGCCATGCCGAAGGCGATGTATCCGGCCAAAACCGGCACCAGCAGCGAAAAGGCGCTGCTGCCGATGTCCATGATTAGCTTTAGAAAAGGCGAGCGCGAGAAATCGGGGCCGCCCGGGCCCATGGGGGCGAAGGCGATGGCCACGGCGATGAGGATGCCGCCGCAGGCGACGAAGGGGATGGCATAGGAAACTCCCGACAGCAGGTATTGCCTGACCTTGAACAAGCCCTGTTTCATCGATCACCTGCCGCCGGCGGCGGGAAGCTGACCTTGACGGTCTTGATCTCGAAGGGGCGGAAGGAAAGCTTAAGGCGGTTGCCCATGAATTGCAGCGGGGCGAACTCGTTCTCCAGCAGGTCGGTCGTCGCGACCCGCGCCGGTTTCCTGAAAAAGGCCAGCACGGCGTTTTCCGCCTTGCCGTTCGCTTCGTAGAGGCGGAATACCAGGCCCGAGCCGTCCTCGGCCAGCTTGATGGCATCGAGAATCACCCCCTCGGACTCAACGCCGAAGAAACTGTATGACAATGGCAGCGATCCCCCATGTTTCTCAAGGATGCGGGCGATGAGCGGTTGGTTGAGCTCCTGGCCGCGATGCACGACTTGGCTCTCGTTCCATTTGCCGGCATGGGGATAGATGGAATAGGTGAACTCGTGGCGGCCGCGGTCGGCCAGCGGGTCGGGCCAGGTGGGCGAGCGCAGCAGCGACAGCTTCATGACGTTGCCGTGAATGTCGTGGCCGTACTTGGAGTCGTTAAGCAGGGCGATGCCTCCCTTTTCGTCTGACAGGTCGGCCCAGCGCAGGGCCGGCACCTCGTAGCGCGCCTTTTCCCAGAGCGTTTCGAAATGCGTGTTGCGGCCGATGGCTGCGAAGGGGATCTCGTAATAAGCCTCGTCGGCCTTGACAGCGATCGGGAAGCAGGCCTTGAGTGAGAGGTGGTCCTCCCACCAGTCGGCCTCGGTGCGGATGTCAATGCGGTCCAATCCGTTGTAGAGTGTGATATATTGTTTGAAAAACGAAGAGGGGAAATCCTCGGTCGGGTAGGAGCGCTCCTTGGAGAGGCCAAGGAAACTCTTGTCGATGCGGTAGACGGTCTTCACCGGGCCGGAGGAGAGCAGCTCTACCTTGACGGCCTTGTTCAGCTCCCAGCCGCGACCGGTGTAGCCGATGTTCCAGGCGTCCCAGTTCTCGGGCCGGTCCTCGTAGACCCACAGCTTGTTGGCCTCCTCTCCCGGCGCCACGAACTCGCGGTTCAAGCGCTTGTCGAAGATGCTTGTGATGTTGCCGCTGGCGTCATCGATCACGACGCGCAGTGCCTCATTTTCCAAGAGAAATCCCGAATATTCAAAGTCTCTTTCTGTGCGTTCTAAAGTAATTTCTTCCATCGGCTTTTTGGGAGCAGGGACCAGTGAATAGACCCTATAGCCCAGGGGCGGAACCTTGCTGGCAATGAAGCTGATCTCGATCTCTCTGCAACTGCAGCTTTCCATCGGACTGATTTGAAAAACGATATCGTGGCCCACTTCATCCAGCAATTGCAGATCATGGTAACCCTTCAGAAAGGATATGGCACTTATAGGAATGGACAAGGTCACGACGTCGTCGCGCTCCCAGGAAAGGGGATTGAAAACGAGCAGCGGCGTGCCTGGAAGGGCCGCCGTGTTGATATTTGAAGCGATCTTTTCCAAGGCGCCATCTTTCAGCCGGCCCAGGTCTTCCTGGACCGTCTTGAAAGTCTCCAGTGCGTCGCGGTAGACCGGGGTGATGCTCGAGCCGGGAAGGATGTCGTGGAACTGCAGGGTGAGGGCGCTCTTCCAGTTTTCCTCCATTTTTTCTTTTGGATACTTGCCGCCAAGGAGGTAAGCAATCGATGAAACTTTCTCAATCGTCGCCAGCAATGCCTCGGTGCGGCGGTTGTTCTTCTTGATCGCCCCCTGGGTGGTGAAGGTCCCCTGGTGGTACTCGAGGTAGAGCTCGTCTTTCCATAGCGGCAGGTCCAGCTTATCGCTCCGCTTTTTCTGCAGGAAGGGGCTCGGTGTGGTGTGGATGAACTTCGGCGCCAGCGCCAGCTTGCCGTAGCCGCGCACGCGGTCGAGGATCTCGCGGTTCGGGCCGCCGCCGTGGTCGCCGAGGCCATACAGGATCAGGCTTTCCTTGAGGCCGGTGGTGGCCTCGTATTTCGAGATGCCGTTGGCCACGTCCTTCAGCTGCAGCGAACTGTCGTAGCTCAGCGGCGGCATGTAGGTCAGGATGGTGCTGCCGTCGACCCCCTGCCAGTTGAAGAGGAAGTGGGGGAAGACGGTGGTGTCGTTCCACCAGAGCTTCTGGGTGATGAAGCTGTCGATGCCGCCCAGCTTGTAGAGCTGCGGCATGTTCCAGTTGTAGCCGAACGAGTCGGGGTTCCAGCCGATGCGCACGTCGGCGCCGAACTTTTCGCGGAAATATTTCTTGCCGTAGAGGAGCTGGCGCGCCCAGCTCTCGCCGGCGATCAGGTTGCAGTCGGGCTCGACCCACATGCCGCCGACGATCTCCCAGCGGCCGGCGCGCACCTTTTCCTTTATCTGCCGGAACAGGTCGGGGTGCTTCTTCTCGATCCAGTCGTAGGTGACGGCCTGGCTCTGGGCGTAGGTGAGCTCACGGTACTCGCCCATGTTCGCGATCACCGTCTGGTAGGTGTTCTTGCTCAGGGCCATGGTCTCGGCCATGCGCCACAGCCAGGCGATGTCGATGTGGGCGTTGCCCACCAGGTTGACGCGGAACTCCTGCAGATAGGCCTTGATGTCCCCGGCCAGGCGCAGCGCGCGCTTGAGCGAGGCCTGCACCCTTGGCCAGTCGCCCACAGCGAGCGCCTGTTGGTCGAAGGCGGCGACCGCTCGATCAAAAGCGGCGTTGAGCCGCGCCAGCTTCGCCTTGTCCACCCGCCGCATGTCGGGGATGTCGTAGGGCTTGCCGGTAAAGGTGAAGCGCTTCAACTCGGGGTTGAGCAGGGTGTCGGCCAGCTGGAAAGCCTGCAGCCAGTTTTGCAGCACGTTGCGGTTCGGTTCCGCGGCCGGGAAAAACAGCTCGGCCGTTTGCAGGACGAACTCGCTCCCCTCGTCAACGGGGGCGCCGCGCCGGCGCTCGGGCCAATAACCCGTCCGCGCCGGGACGAAGCCGCGGTTTTCCACCGCGATCCTCAGTACATGGGCTTCGTTGTCGGCCTGGGGGGTCAGGGCGATCTGGCTGTCGGCTTCGGCCGCGGTGCCGCTCTCGCCGTGGACGGCTGCCTGTTCGAGTTCCCGGTCGTCCAGGAAAAAGGTCGCCTGGACAAGCCCGCGGGCGCTCATCTTGACCTTCAGCGCCAGCGGCGTCCCGGTAACCTTTTTGGCGGCCAAAAGCGCCGGCGCCGTAAAATGGGCGCGCAGATAGAAAACCGGGGCGATAATGCTGCGCCCAGGCTTGTACGTTTCCCAGCGGCTGTCGTCCAGCGACTGCTCCCACTCCAGCAGCCGGGTGTCGAGAACCTTTTCCAGCCCGGCCATCTTCTCCCGCGCCGTCGCGGCCGCCAGTATTGTTGCAAGAACAGCTATCCAAATCGCCGCCAGAATGATTGTCGTTTTTTTCATGACTCACTCCTTCAAGGACATGGTCTATTCTATTTAGATTTGCCGTAATAGTCAAAACCATGGCCTTATTCCGACAGTTCAAATCCCCCCTTCATCCCCCCTTGGTAAGGGGGGAAAAGAATAAAAAAAGGAGAACTAATTGAGCGCTTGCTCGGGAAATGCTGGTTTCCTTCCCCCCTTATCAAGGGGGGTGGCCCCCTGGGCCGGGGGGATAAAACAATAGCGGGAAGTTCTTAGGAGCTGAGACTGTTTCCAACGCCCGGATAAATATGGTATAATAAAATAAACGGTAGGCCCGTTCTCGTTGCTGAACCGATTACCCGGAATCGCAATTCCCTTTCGGAATAGAAACAGGCAAAGCCGAAACACCATGAAGAAATTTAAAAATATCGCCATCATCGCCCACGTCGACCACGGCAAGACGACGTTGGTCGATGCCATGCTAAGGCAGGCCGGCGTCTTCCGCGACAACCAGGCCGTCGCCGAGCGGGTGATGGACTCCAACGACCTGGAGCGCGAGCGCGGCATCACCATCTTTTCCAAGAACGCCGCCTTCCCATACCAGGGCTACAAGATCAACATCGTCGATACGCCCGGCCACGCCGATTTCGGCGGCGAGGTGCAGCGCATCATGAAGATGGTCGATTCGGCGCTGCTCCTGGTCGATGCCTTCGAGGGGCCCATGCCCCAGACCAAGTACGTGCTGAAGAAATCACTGGAGCAGGGGCACCGGCCGATCGTGGTCATCAACAAGATCGACCGCCCCAACGCCCGCCCCGACGAGGTGCTCGACGCGGTGTTCGATTTGTTCGTCGAGCTGGGCGCCGACGACCAGCAGCTCGATTTCCCGGTCCTTTACACCTCGGCCAAGGAGGGGATCGCCCGCTTCGAGCTGCACGACAAGAACAAGAACCTGAAGCCGCTTTTCGAAACCATCCTGCGCCACGTGCGCGAGCCCGAGGGCGACCGCACCAGCCCCTTCCAGTTCATGGCCTCGGCCATCAGCTACGACAACTACCTGGGCAAGATCGGCACCGGCCGCATCCACAACGGCACCGTGACCCAGGGCGAAGAGGTCATGCTCATCAAGCGTAACAACGAGCGCAAGCCCTTCAAGGTCACGCGCATCTTCACCTATGACGGCATCCTGCGCGTCAGCGTCCCCGAGGCTGTCGCCGGCGACATCGTGTCGCTGGCCGGCATCGAGGAGATCGACCTGGGCGAGACGGTGGCCGACATCGACCAGCCGGTGGCGCTTCCGGCCATGGACATCGACGAACCGACCCTGGCCATGACCTTCGCGGTCAACGACTCGCCTTTCGCCGGCCAGGATGGCCGCTTCGTGACTTCCACCCAGCTGCACGGCCGGTTGCGCCGCGAGATTCTGAACAACGCCAGCCTGCGCCTCGAGGAGACTGCTTCCAAGAAGGCCTTCCTGATCAAGGGGCGCGGCACGCTGCAGCTGTCGATCCTGATCGAGAACATGCGCCGCGAGGGCTACGAGTTCCAGGTCTCCAAGCCCGAGGTCATCTGCCGCACCGTCAGCGGTCAGCGCTGCGAGCCCATGGAGCTGGCCGTCATTGACGTCGCCGACGCCTACGCCGGCGTGGTCATCGAGATGCTCGGGCAGAGGAAGGGGGAGCTGCGCAACCTGGTCCCCGGCTCGGACGGCTATACCCGCCTCGAGTTCCGCATCCCGGCCCGCGGCCTGATCGGGGTGAACAACGACTTCTTGACCGCCACCCGCGGCACCGGCATCCTCAACCACAGCTTCACCGGCTACGAGCCGTTCATGGGCGAGATGAACCGCAAGACCAAGGGGGTGCTGGTCGTCCACGAGCCCGGGGTGTCGGTGGCCTACGGACTCTTCGGCCTGCAGGAGCGCGGCAGCCTGTTCATCGGCGCCGGCGTGCCGGTTTACGCGGGGATGATCGTCGGCGAGCACAGCAAGGACAACGACCTGGTGGTCAACGTCTGCCGCACCAAGAAGCTGACCAACATGCGCGCCGCCGGCTCCGACGACGCCGTCCGCCTGACGCCGCCGCGGCCGTTCTCGCTGGAGCAGGCCCTGGACTACATCGAAGACGACGAGCTCCTGGAGATCACGCCCAAGAACATGCGCATGCGCAAGAAAAAGCTGGACGCCCACAGCCGCAAGCAGGACGAAAAATTGAAAAAAGCCGGCTGACAGTGACAACGTAGGGGCACGGCGCGCCGTGCCCTTACAATAGAAATCCTTGACATAAAGCCCCCAATAGGTTAAATCTTGGACAAATCGCCATGAGTAAAACTTTCGATCAGGGAAGGGAAGAGATAGCCAAATTATGCCGGTACTTCGCCGATAACCGACAGGCCTTTCTTGCTCCCGGAGTCAAGGAAGCCCACATCCGTCTGAGCCTGATCGATCCTTTTTTCGAGGCCTTGGGTTGGGACCTGCGCAACGCGGCCATGGTCGCGCCGCAGTATCGCGAGGTCATCACCGAGGACAGCCTGGAGATCGAGGGACAGCAGAAAGCCCCGGATTACGCTTTTCGGGTCGGCACCCTTTCCAAGTTTTACACCGAGGCCAAAAAATGCGGTGTCAATATCAATGCCGACCCCGGACCGGCTTATCAATTGCGCCGCTACGGTTGGAGCGCCAAGGTTCCCCTCTCCATCCTGACCGACTTCGAGGAGTTGGGGGTTTATGACTGTTCGCTCAGGCCCCGGCCCACGGACAAAGCAAGTTTCGGACGCATCCAATATTTCCGCTCGGAGGAATATCCTGACCGCTGGCGGGAACTTTGGGATATTTTTTCGCGCGAGGCCGTGTGGGCCGGAGCTTATGACCGTTACGCCGCTTCCAAGCGCAAGCGCGGCACTTCGGAAGTGGACAGCGAATTCCTGAAGGAGATCGAAGGCTGGCGCGATTCTCTGGCCCGCAACATCGCCCTGCGCAATCTGTATTTAGGCTATGACGATCTGAACACCGCCGTGCAGCGCACCATCGACCGCCTCATTTTCTTGCGCATGGCCGAGGACCGTGGCAGCGAGTCTTATGGCCAGTTGCTTAAACTCTGCGAACGACCCGGCATCTACGCCCGCTTCGTGGGTGACCTGTGCCGCAAGGCCGATGAAAAATACAATTCGGGAATCTTTCATTTCAAGAAAGAAGAAGGGGTCGCGGAATCACCCGACCTTCTCACTCCCAAGCTTCAGATCGACGACAAGGTGTTCAAGCCCATCCTGCAAAATCTCTATTTCGAGAACGGTTCGCCCTACCATTTCGGCGTTTTGCCGGTGGAGATCCTGGGCACGGTCTATGAGCGTTTCCTGGGCAAGGTCATCCGTCTGACCGCCGACCACCGGGCCAAAGTGGAGGAGAAGCCCGAAGTACGTAAAGCCGGCGGCGTTTACTACACTCCGGCCTACATTGTGAACTACATCGTTACAAACACTGTTGGCAAGATGATCGAAGGCAAGAGCCCGGCGCAGTTGGCCGGCGGCAAGAGCGGCCAGCCGCTGCGCGTCCTGGACATGGCCTGCGGTTCCGGTTCATTCCTCCTTGGCGCTTATCAATGTCTGCTCGACCACTGTCTGAAATGGTACTTGGAAAACCGTCCGGAAAAACACAAGGAGGCCGTTTACTTTGACAGCCGCCGCAAGTTTTGGCAGCTGACCATCACCGAGAAAAAGCGCATCCTGATCACCCATATTTTCGGCGTGGACATCGATCTCCAGGCGGTCGAGGTCTCAAAACTGTCTTTGCTGCTCAAGGTCCTGGAAGGCGAAACCGACGAAACGGTGGGCCAGTCCCGGCAGCTTTTCCACGAAAGGGCTTTGCCCAATCTCTCCAATAACATCAAGTGCGGCAACTCTCTGATCGGCCCCGACTACTTCTCCGGCCGCCTGATTCCCGACCCCGATGAAATGAAGCGCGTTAATCCCTTCGACTGGACCCGCGAGTTCCCGGAAGCCATGAAGGCAGGGGGTTTTGATTGTGTGATCGGTAATCCGCCATACTTGTTTATTACTGAAGTTTCGAAAATTGATCGTGAATATTATCAAACAAGCTTTAAAACCATAAACTATCGCTTTGATTTGTATGGATCTTTTATAGAAAAAGCTTTAACGCAGATTATTCGAACAAATGGATCTCTAGGATTTATTATCCCACATACACTCCTAAGTAATGATTCTTTCAAATCTCTACGATCTTTACTTGCAAGAAATACTCACCTGTATCAAATTGTTGACTTAGGACCAGGAATTTTCCAAGATGCAAAAAACGAAACAATGTTAATATTTTTTCAAAAGACCACTCCAGATATTAAAAGTAAGGTCGAAGTAATCCGAACAAATTCAAAGGAATTTCTTACTAAGTATAATAAATCCAGTATTGCACAATATAAATGGGCAGATGAAGATGGAAATTCATGGCTCGTCCGGACATCTCAAGAAAATATTTCCATTTTAGAGCGTTTTGAAAAACAATCAAAAAAACTAGGTGATTTTTGTACTGCTAATCAAGGGTTGCGTACAGGCAATAATGAAAAATATTTATCAAATAAGCCGAAAGGAGATATTTGGAAATCTGCCGCAGGCGGAAAAGAAATCGGGAGATATTTGCCAATTCCGAAAACTCTTTTTGTTTATTATGATCCAAATGTTTTAGACGCGCCTCGGAGACCTGAAATATTTATTTCAAGTGAAAAAATTGTTGTCCAAGAAATTCGAAATATTTCTTTAACTCGTCGAATTGTTGCAACTTTGGATACTGATAAAACAATCTGTTTGCAATCAACAAATGTAATTAACTTGAAAAAAGATGCGCACTTGGGGGTCTACTATATTCTCGGAATTCTTAACAGTTCGGCGGTTAATTATTTTTTTCGCTGTCGTTTCCCAGGAAACAATCATATCCCTTCAAATCAGTTATTGAGAATTCCGATTCCGATTCCTTCTAATGAACAAATTCAAAAGGATTTAATTGGTTTTGTGCAAACCATTCTAAATCTTAACTACCAGCTCCAAAATACCACATCCGATTCGTTAAAACTGAATATTAATCGCCATATTGATGCAACTGACAACGAAATCGATCGCTTGGTTTATAAATTGTATGGATTGACTCAGACAGAGATCGATATGATTGAAGGAAGTGAATAGTGTTTAAAATTATTTATGAGTTTTTTATTTCAATCCCTCCAATTATTATTTCTACTGCAGCTTTTTGCATTTCTGTTTTTGTTTTGTATCAGAATTTTTTGAAACCTTTTTGTCTTTATGTTTTGACAGGACATTATCTAATTGAGGTTAAAAACAATTTTTTATACGTAGATTTATCAATAGTTTTTTTTAATAGAGGAATGCGGATTGGTGTTATAGAAAATATCTTTTTAGATATAAATTATGGTAATGAAATAATTCGATTGAATCAAAGACATATCAGGAAATTTAAGGATTCCCCAGAACTTGTTATTGAAAGATTTTGGAGTCCTTTTTTTCTTAATGGAAAAGCAGAAATCAATCAAACAGTTAGTTTTTATAGTAACCGAAAAATTGAAAATCAAATTGAAGGAAAAACTTTAGGTATGCTAACTGTTCAATACAAAAAAAACCCGAAAAAAGATAAATTAGTATTTCTTCGAAAAAAAATAGATTTTAATTTAATTAGCAAAGATAAATTCCAGCTAAATAAAAATCTTTTGGAGTTGTCAGTAAATGAAAAAACAACGTAAACGGACTCCGCTTGTCGTGGAGCACCTTGAAGGCATTTCTCGGGCGGCGATCGGTCGCTTTCCTGAACTGGTCACGGAATTTGCCCGCGGCAAGAGCGGTGTTTACGCGCTATACAAAGGTGAATCATTATATTATGTCGGACTGGCTAAAAACTTGCGTTCCCGCTTGCACCATCATCTGCGCGATCGTCACGCCGAGGAATGGAACCGTTTCAGCATATACCTGACCCGCGATGATGAACATTTGAAAGAGCTTGAATCTCTGGTACTCAGAATCGCTTCACCAAAAGGTAACCGCACATCAGGGAAGTTTATGGAATCCCGCGACCTCTTCAAATTATTCAAGCAAAAAGCTCAACAGATGCAGCGCAAAGAGCTTTTTGAAATTACGGGCGATGAACAAGTTGAAGTTTCAAAAGACCGCTCTGAACGTCGGCGGCTGGGAGAGTTCGATACCATCGTCTGCCCAGCCCATCCGGAAGGCTTTCAGGAAGAATTCTTAGGAAAAAACCGCTGGTACGCGATCCGCATCTCGAAAAGTGTCATTCCTCATCTTAAATACATTGCCATTTATGTCAGCGCGCCGCTGCATAAAATCACCCATTATGGCCGAATAAATTCTATAAAACCCTACCAGGAAAGCGGGAAATACATGGTCAAGCTGAGCGGCAAGGCCAAATTGATCGGACCGATCGTCCATTCGCCCGGGATTTCCATGCAAGGTCCCCGACTGGCAATAATGGAAAGATTAAAGAGAGCGCGGACTCTTGCCGAGGCTTTGTAGAATCGGTTAGGGATGGTTAGTGATTTTATGACTTTTCGGCTTGAGGCAGCGGTTCAACAAGGGGTTTAAACCCCTTGTTTAG is from Candidatus Aminicenantes bacterium and encodes:
- a CDS encoding PTS fructose transporter subunit IIC, with the protein product MKQGLFKVRQYLLSGVSYAIPFVACGGILIAVAIAFAPMGPGGPDFSRSPFLKLIMDIGSSAFSLLVPVLAGYIAFGMADRPGLVPGFVGGAIANQIGAGFLGGLVAGLLAGLVVMLIKKVKIPRYFKPVMPILVIPVIASLIVGFVMFRFLGLPIRDLMAGLSSWLAVMGTGNRVLLAAVLGAMIAFDMGGPVNKVAFFFGAAMIKEGNFAPMGACAAAICVPPLGLGLATLLARKSWTQQEREAGYASLAMGMIGITEGAIPFAASDPLRVIPVIMFGSMIAAVIAMLGGVGDHAPHGGPIVIPVVDNRLAYVLAIAAGSLAVALLINAVKKFTASRT
- a CDS encoding glycosyl hydrolase-related protein; translation: MKKTTIILAAIWIAVLATILAAATAREKMAGLEKVLDTRLLEWEQSLDDSRWETYKPGRSIIAPVFYLRAHFTAPALLAAKKVTGTPLALKVKMSARGLVQATFFLDDRELEQAAVHGESGTAAEADSQIALTPQADNEAHVLRIAVENRGFVPARTGYWPERRRGAPVDEGSEFVLQTAELFFPAAEPNRNVLQNWLQAFQLADTLLNPELKRFTFTGKPYDIPDMRRVDKAKLARLNAAFDRAVAAFDQQALAVGDWPRVQASLKRALRLAGDIKAYLQEFRVNLVGNAHIDIAWLWRMAETMALSKNTYQTVIANMGEYRELTYAQSQAVTYDWIEKKHPDLFRQIKEKVRAGRWEIVGGMWVEPDCNLIAGESWARQLLYGKKYFREKFGADVRIGWNPDSFGYNWNMPQLYKLGGIDSFITQKLWWNDTTVFPHFLFNWQGVDGSTILTYMPPLSYDSSLQLKDVANGISKYEATTGLKESLILYGLGDHGGGPNREILDRVRGYGKLALAPKFIHTTPSPFLQKKRSDKLDLPLWKDELYLEYHQGTFTTQGAIKKNNRRTEALLATIEKVSSIAYLLGGKYPKEKMEENWKSALTLQFHDILPGSSITPVYRDALETFKTVQEDLGRLKDGALEKIASNINTAALPGTPLLVFNPLSWERDDVVTLSIPISAISFLKGYHDLQLLDEVGHDIVFQISPMESCSCREIEISFIASKVPPLGYRVYSLVPAPKKPMEEITLERTERDFEYSGFLLENEALRVVIDDASGNITSIFDKRLNREFVAPGEEANKLWVYEDRPENWDAWNIGYTGRGWELNKAVKVELLSSGPVKTVYRIDKSFLGLSKERSYPTEDFPSSFFKQYITLYNGLDRIDIRTEADWWEDHLSLKACFPIAVKADEAYYEIPFAAIGRNTHFETLWEKARYEVPALRWADLSDEKGGIALLNDSKYGHDIHGNVMKLSLLRSPTWPDPLADRGRHEFTYSIYPHAGKWNESQVVHRGQELNQPLIARILEKHGGSLPLSYSFFGVESEGVILDAIKLAEDGSGLVFRLYEANGKAENAVLAFFRKPARVATTDLLENEFAPLQFMGNRLKLSFRPFEIKTVKVSFPPPAAGDR
- the typA gene encoding translational GTPase TypA, which codes for MKKFKNIAIIAHVDHGKTTLVDAMLRQAGVFRDNQAVAERVMDSNDLERERGITIFSKNAAFPYQGYKINIVDTPGHADFGGEVQRIMKMVDSALLLVDAFEGPMPQTKYVLKKSLEQGHRPIVVINKIDRPNARPDEVLDAVFDLFVELGADDQQLDFPVLYTSAKEGIARFELHDKNKNLKPLFETILRHVREPEGDRTSPFQFMASAISYDNYLGKIGTGRIHNGTVTQGEEVMLIKRNNERKPFKVTRIFTYDGILRVSVPEAVAGDIVSLAGIEEIDLGETVADIDQPVALPAMDIDEPTLAMTFAVNDSPFAGQDGRFVTSTQLHGRLRREILNNASLRLEETASKKAFLIKGRGTLQLSILIENMRREGYEFQVSKPEVICRTVSGQRCEPMELAVIDVADAYAGVVIEMLGQRKGELRNLVPGSDGYTRLEFRIPARGLIGVNNDFLTATRGTGILNHSFTGYEPFMGEMNRKTKGVLVVHEPGVSVAYGLFGLQERGSLFIGAGVPVYAGMIVGEHSKDNDLVVNVCRTKKLTNMRAAGSDDAVRLTPPRPFSLEQALDYIEDDELLEITPKNMRMRKKKLDAHSRKQDEKLKKAG
- a CDS encoding N-6 DNA methylase codes for the protein MSKTFDQGREEIAKLCRYFADNRQAFLAPGVKEAHIRLSLIDPFFEALGWDLRNAAMVAPQYREVITEDSLEIEGQQKAPDYAFRVGTLSKFYTEAKKCGVNINADPGPAYQLRRYGWSAKVPLSILTDFEELGVYDCSLRPRPTDKASFGRIQYFRSEEYPDRWRELWDIFSREAVWAGAYDRYAASKRKRGTSEVDSEFLKEIEGWRDSLARNIALRNLYLGYDDLNTAVQRTIDRLIFLRMAEDRGSESYGQLLKLCERPGIYARFVGDLCRKADEKYNSGIFHFKKEEGVAESPDLLTPKLQIDDKVFKPILQNLYFENGSPYHFGVLPVEILGTVYERFLGKVIRLTADHRAKVEEKPEVRKAGGVYYTPAYIVNYIVTNTVGKMIEGKSPAQLAGGKSGQPLRVLDMACGSGSFLLGAYQCLLDHCLKWYLENRPEKHKEAVYFDSRRKFWQLTITEKKRILITHIFGVDIDLQAVEVSKLSLLLKVLEGETDETVGQSRQLFHERALPNLSNNIKCGNSLIGPDYFSGRLIPDPDEMKRVNPFDWTREFPEAMKAGGFDCVIGNPPYLFITEVSKIDREYYQTSFKTINYRFDLYGSFIEKALTQIIRTNGSLGFIIPHTLLSNDSFKSLRSLLARNTHLYQIVDLGPGIFQDAKNETMLIFFQKTTPDIKSKVEVIRTNSKEFLTKYNKSSIAQYKWADEDGNSWLVRTSQENISILERFEKQSKKLGDFCTANQGLRTGNNEKYLSNKPKGDIWKSAAGGKEIGRYLPIPKTLFVYYDPNVLDAPRRPEIFISSEKIVVQEIRNISLTRRIVATLDTDKTICLQSTNVINLKKDAHLGVYYILGILNSSAVNYFFRCRFPGNNHIPSNQLLRIPIPIPSNEQIQKDLIGFVQTILNLNYQLQNTTSDSLKLNINRHIDATDNEIDRLVYKLYGLTQTEIDMIEGSE
- a CDS encoding GIY-YIG nuclease family protein — its product is MKKQRKRTPLVVEHLEGISRAAIGRFPELVTEFARGKSGVYALYKGESLYYVGLAKNLRSRLHHHLRDRHAEEWNRFSIYLTRDDEHLKELESLVLRIASPKGNRTSGKFMESRDLFKLFKQKAQQMQRKELFEITGDEQVEVSKDRSERRRLGEFDTIVCPAHPEGFQEEFLGKNRWYAIRISKSVIPHLKYIAIYVSAPLHKITHYGRINSIKPYQESGKYMVKLSGKAKLIGPIVHSPGISMQGPRLAIMERLKRARTLAEAL